Proteins encoded together in one Caballeronia sp. NK8 window:
- a CDS encoding dihydrolipoyl dehydrogenase — protein MNTIHTDVAIIGAGSAGLSAYRAAKAAGASAILIEGGAHGTTCARVGCMPSKLLIAAADAAYHAAHGAAFGVHVDGAVRVDGREVMARVKRERDRFVGFVVAGVDAMPDADKLTGYARFIDDNLLQVGDHTRVHAKSVVIATGSSPVMPAMYRALGDRAVINDDVFAWDDLPKRVAVIGAGVIGLELGQALARLGVRVSVLGARGRVGPLTDPDVRAYAQRVFSEAFHFEPRAQVESAVREGDEVRLRYVSSEGALVEDTFDYVLVAAGRKPNVGGLALHDTSLELDDDGLPVYDPLTLQAGTRPVFIAGDANGVLPLLHEAADEGRAAGTNAARYPQVVPVERRAPIAIAFTDPGIAMVGARHVDLAVDSFVTGEVSFEDQGRSRVMLRNRGLMHVYVDRGSRRFVGAEWIGPDAEHIAHLLAWGLQMKLTVDEMLRMPFYHPVVEEGLRTALRDAASKLA, from the coding sequence ATGAACACGATCCATACGGATGTAGCCATCATCGGCGCGGGCAGCGCGGGGCTTTCCGCGTATCGCGCGGCGAAAGCGGCGGGCGCGTCGGCGATTCTCATCGAAGGCGGCGCGCATGGGACGACGTGTGCGCGCGTCGGCTGTATGCCGTCGAAGCTGTTGATCGCCGCCGCCGATGCCGCTTATCACGCGGCGCACGGGGCGGCGTTCGGCGTGCATGTCGATGGCGCCGTGCGCGTCGACGGGCGCGAGGTGATGGCGCGGGTGAAGCGCGAGCGCGATCGCTTCGTCGGCTTCGTCGTCGCGGGCGTCGACGCGATGCCCGACGCCGACAAGCTCACCGGCTATGCGCGGTTCATCGACGATAACCTGCTGCAAGTGGGCGACCACACCAGAGTGCATGCGAAGAGCGTCGTGATCGCGACGGGATCGAGTCCCGTCATGCCGGCGATGTATCGCGCGCTAGGCGATCGCGCCGTCATCAACGACGATGTGTTCGCGTGGGATGACTTGCCGAAGCGTGTTGCTGTGATCGGCGCGGGCGTCATCGGCCTCGAACTCGGGCAGGCGCTGGCGCGGCTGGGCGTGCGGGTGTCGGTGCTGGGTGCGCGCGGGCGCGTCGGGCCGCTGACCGATCCCGATGTGCGGGCTTATGCGCAGCGCGTGTTCAGCGAGGCGTTTCATTTCGAGCCGCGCGCGCAGGTGGAGAGCGCTGTGCGCGAAGGCGATGAAGTGCGCCTGCGTTACGTCTCCAGCGAGGGCGCGTTGGTCGAGGATACGTTCGATTACGTGCTGGTGGCGGCGGGGCGCAAGCCGAATGTCGGCGGACTTGCCTTGCACGATACGTCGCTCGAACTCGATGACGATGGCTTGCCCGTCTATGATCCGCTGACGCTGCAGGCGGGCACGCGTCCGGTGTTCATCGCGGGCGATGCGAACGGCGTGCTGCCCTTGCTTCACGAAGCCGCCGATGAAGGTCGCGCGGCGGGTACGAATGCGGCGCGTTATCCGCAGGTTGTGCCGGTCGAGCGGCGGGCACCGATCGCGATCGCGTTCACCGATCCGGGTATTGCAATGGTCGGTGCGCGTCATGTAGACCTGGCGGTGGATTCCTTTGTGACTGGGGAAGTGAGCTTCGAGGATCAGGGGCGCAGCCGCGTGATGCTCAGGAATCGCGGGCTGATGCATGTGTATGTCGATCGCGGGAGCCGCAGGTTTGTCGGTGCGGAATGGATCGGGCCGGATGCGGAGCATATTGCGCATCTGCTTGCGTGGGGGTTGCAGATGAAGCTCACCGTCGATGAGATGTTGAGGATGCCGTTTTATCATCCCGTGGTGGAGGAAGGATTAAGGACGGCATTGCGGGATGCGGCTTCGAAGTTGGCTTGA
- a CDS encoding LysR family transcriptional regulator: MRGFDWDDIQAFLAISRSGRLTVAAQQMGVDHSTLSRRVAALETALGVRLFDRSSQGFVLTPEGERVLSDAEGMESLATRMRHRLEDASIGLTGSVRIGTPEGFGTYFLAPRIAQIAAVHPQLEIELIANPRMFSLSKREADLAVSMTRPAQGRVYAHKLTDYALGVYASRDYLERHRKIASRRDLLRHPWVGYVEDQMWSAELNYLPQISSSLVPAIRISNVISQAAAVSGGVGLGVLPCFIARTDANLVRLLPEEIALSRSYWLVTLAETRDVARVKWLADFIRKECEGRWFLE; encoded by the coding sequence ATGCGTGGCTTCGACTGGGACGACATTCAGGCTTTCCTCGCCATCTCGCGTTCGGGCCGGCTCACGGTTGCGGCGCAGCAGATGGGCGTCGATCATTCGACGCTGAGCCGGCGCGTGGCCGCGCTCGAAACGGCGCTCGGCGTGCGGCTCTTCGATCGCAGTTCGCAGGGGTTCGTGCTCACGCCCGAGGGTGAGCGCGTGCTGAGCGACGCGGAAGGCATGGAAAGCCTCGCGACGCGCATGCGTCACCGGCTGGAGGATGCGTCCATTGGTCTGACGGGTAGCGTGCGTATCGGTACGCCGGAGGGCTTCGGCACGTATTTTCTGGCGCCACGGATCGCGCAGATTGCGGCGGTGCATCCGCAGCTCGAGATCGAGTTGATCGCGAATCCGCGTATGTTCAGTCTTTCGAAGCGCGAGGCGGATCTTGCGGTCAGCATGACGCGGCCCGCGCAAGGGCGTGTGTATGCACACAAGCTAACGGATTACGCGTTGGGGGTTTATGCGTCGAGGGATTATCTGGAGCGGCATCGCAAGATCGCATCGCGGCGCGATTTGCTCAGGCATCCCTGGGTCGGATATGTGGAAGATCAGATGTGGTCGGCGGAGTTGAATTATCTGCCGCAGATTTCATCTTCTCTCGTGCCTGCGATTCGTATTTCAAATGTTATCAGTCAGGCGGCGGCAGTATCGGGTGGTGTGGGGCTCGGGGTCTTGCCGTGCTTCATCGCGCGGACCGATGCCAATCTCGTGCGGTTGCTGCCGGAGGAGATCGCGTTGTCGCGGTCTTATTGGCTCGTGACGCTCGCCGAAACGCGGGATGTCGCGCGGGTCAAATGGTTGGCGGATTTCATCCGGAAGGAATGTGAGGGGAGGTGGTTTTTGGAGTAG